The following DNA comes from bacterium.
ACGAGTCCACCGGCCCGGGCGAGGGCTCGATGACGGTCGTTTATTCGATGACCGAACGCGGGCGCGAGCTCGAGGTGGGCGATCTTTCCGCGGCGAAGGAGCGGCTTCGCATCGCGCTCGACGTTTCCGCGCTCGTCAGCACGACGAGCGATCCTCAGGAGATGTTCGACCGATTGCTCGAGCAGACCACGCGCGTCATCCGCGCCAAGCGCGCGTCGATCATCCTTTGGCATCGCGATCGTGACGCACTCGAGGCCGTGGCGGGGCGGAGCCCGGCCGGCGCCGAGGGCGATATCGAGTTTTCGCGGACGATCGTGCGGCGGGCGGTGGAGCGAGCGGAGTCGATGCTCGTGCTGGACGCGGCGAGCGGCTCGGAGATGATCACGAGCCAGTCGGTGTTTTCGCTCGGTATCCGGTCGGCGATGTGCGTCCCGATCCAGCATCACGAGGAGGTGCTCGGCGCGTTGTACGTGGATGCCCAGGGCAAGGGCGCGTTCGGCAAGGAGGATCTGCATCTGCTGAAGATCCTCGGCAACATCGCGGGCAGTGCGATCGCCAATCACCGCCTGCAAGAGCAGAACATCACCGCCGCGCGGCTGGCGGCGATCGGGCAGTCGATGGCGGGTCTCGCGCACGACATCAAGAACATCCAGGCGGGCATCCAGGGTGGCGCGTTCATGGTCGATCAGGGGATGACCAACAGCGACGACACGATGCTGACGCTGGGCTGGGATCTCGTGAAGGTGAGCCAGGACCGGCTGAATCAGCTCATGTTCAACATGCTCGACTACAGCAAGGAGCGCGTGCCGCAATACGCGCCGACGGACCTGGCCGACACGCTCGGCAACGTGCGCGATCTGCTCGCGGCACGCGGCCGTGACCGGGGCATCCTGGTCGCGGCGGAGGTGGACGCGTCCGCCAAGACGATCGAGGCGGAGGCGATCAGCATCCATCGGTGTGTGATGAATCTGGGGTCGAACGCGCTCGACGCCCTGCCGGATACGCGCCCCGGGCGCATTACGCTTCGCGCGCGGCCGGACGCGGACGCTTCGTACGTGTCGATCGACGTCGAAGACAACGGCGTGGGGATTCCGAAAGAGGTGATGGACAAGCTCTTTCAGGCGTTCGCGAGCACCAAGGGCGCCAAGGGCACGGGCCTGGGTCTTGCCGTGTCGAAGAAAATCGCCGAGGAGCACCGCGGCGAGATCGTGGTGCGTTCGGTCGAAGGGCAGGGGACGACGTTTACGATCCGCCTGCCCAAGATGCGCGCGGCTGGATAGGGCGCCCGGTGACGGGCGGGTGGAGGTCCTTCGCTTCGCTCAGGACGACAACGCCCGCAGGATGACAAACTCGGGCGGGGCCTACTGCACGCGGTCCTTGCCCTCGGCCAGAAGGACGTTGATCTTCTTCTCCAGATCAGGAATGTCGAACGGCTTGGCGACGTGATCGTCCTCGAAGCCGCGGCGCGGGTATTTGTCGAGGCCCGGCTCCTTGCGATCCGCGGTGAGAAGCAGGATCGGCAGCGAGGCGCCCTGGCGCGTCGCGCGGATCGCGTCGATGACCTCGTAGCCGTGCATGTTGGGCATCATGAGGTCGGTGATCACGATATCGAACGCATCGCCCTTGAACTTGTCCATGCCGTCCTTGCCGTCAATGGCGATGGTGACGCTGTGCCCCTTGGCGGTGAAGTACGATTTGCCAATCTGACGGATGACGGGATCGTCATCGATGACGAGAATTTTTGCCACGGCGATCTCCCGGGGTTATTCGGATTCCTTGGCGTCCTTGGAATGCTTGGCGGCACGAATTTTTTCGTCCCATAACGAGTTGGGGTCTTGCACGGTCTCGAGGATCTTCATCGCCTCCGGCGTGCCGATGAACCCGAGTATCTGCGTGACCGTCCAGCGTTCGTTCTGATCAGTGCTGTTCGCGCGCTTGCGGCAGTAATCGAGCACCTCCGGCGAGGGAATCCGGCCGAGCGCCTCCGCGGCCGCGCGGCGGATCGTGCTGTCGTCGGACGAGAGAGCGCCGAGCAGTTTCTTTGCGTTTCTCTCCGCCGACCAACGCTCGATCTTTTCGTGAGTCGGTCCGAATAAGGCCATCGTGCGCCCCCCTGAATCTTGATGTTCAGAATGCCTGTTAAAGCGTAGGCAAGGCCGGTTACGGCGTCAAGCGTGGATGACGCGCTCCGCGTCAACCGGTCTTGCCCGCTTCGTGACGGATCCGCGGTCAGCGTTCAGCGGTCAGCGATCAGCCATCAGCGGTTTCCTGGGAGCGCGGAGCACCAGCTCGGCTTGCGCGCTCGTCGGAGGTTTTGCTCTCCCGCTAGCCATCGCCTTGGCGTCTTGCTAATTTCCCTCGTTCATGCGGACACCGACACGGAGAATTTGTATGAACGCAAGGCGCGCGGCGACGGTCGCGACGATGGTTTTGGCGATGGCGCTGCTTTTCGCGGCATGCGGCAAGGGCGGCGGATCGTCGCCGGGCGCGGCGGCGTTCGACGCGCTCGTCAAGAAAGACGCGATCACGCTGTCGGATCCGGAAAAGAAATACCTCGTCGATATCGCGCGCGCGGCGGTGACGGGCGCGCCGTCGCCCATCGACGCGGGCATGGCCGAGGGCGTGCACGCGGCGGACGCGCGCGCGGCGTGGGTCTCCGTGACGCGGCCGAAGGATCGGGCGCTCGTCGGATTCGGCACGGGGCTCTCCGTCGCGGAAGCGGTGGAGAGCGCGGGGAAAAACCTCGCGAAGGCGCAGGGCAACATCGTGCCCGGGCGCATCCGCATCGATATCCTGGACAGCTCCGACAAGAAGCGCCGCGGCAAGCCGGACAAGGCGTGGAAGAAGGATCATTCGCTGACGGGCGTCGCGTTCGACATATCGCCGACGCTCGCGCTGCTTCCGAAGGAAATCGTCGATTTCGACGTCATGCGCAAAAACGGCAAGTTCTCGCGCGGGAATCTCAAGCGCCTGCTGCGTCACCGGGGTATCGACACGTCGGTCGGCGACAACCTCAGCGGGCTCGACGCCGTTGGCTACGCGTATTTCGAGACGCTGCAATTCCAGGAGGACGAGGACGGCTCGATATTCGACCTCTATCGAGGCAACCGGCTGGCCGGTTTTGACGCGACGCCGGAGCGCCTCGACATCGCGATCCGCGCCGCGGGCGATTATCTGAAAAACGCGGTGGACGAGCGCGGCAAGTTTCTCTACCTCTACCTTCCGCAATACGACAAGCCGGGCAAGGGCTACAACCTCCTGCGCCACGCGGGCACGACGTTCGCGATGGGGCAGATCTACGAGCAGACGCGCGATCCGGAACTGCTCGAGGCGATCAGGCGCGCGCTCGCATTCCTGGATCGCACGTCCGACGGCCCGGACGAGATCGACGCGAAGACGCACGACTGGCGCGCGGTGGCAACGCGGGGGGAATACGCCAAGCTCGGCGGTTCGGGCCTCGCGCTGCTGGCGTTTTCGACGTACACGCGCATCACGGGCGACCAGCAATATCTGCCGCTGATGCACGCTTACGGGCGGTTCATCGAATACATGCAGGAGCCGAACGGCGACATGCGCCAGCGCTACTGGTACAAGGCGCGCGACAAGGGCCGGAAGGTGAAGCCCGTGCTGTATTACCCGGGCGAGGCGTTTTTCGGGCTTTCGATGCTGTACGCCATCGACGGTGACGAGCGCTGGATGAACGTGGTGGAAAAGGGCATCGACTTCATCGCCGACGTGCGCGACGCCGAGGTTCCGACGGACAAGCTCGAGCACGACCACTGGATGATGTACGCCGTCAACCAGATGAACAAATTCAAACCGAAGGAGAACCATCGCCGGCACGCCAAACGCGTGATGGAAGCGATGATGAACCAATTCATCTTCGAGTCGGAATTCCCGGACTACGTGGGCGGCTACTACCGGCGGCCGCAGACGACGCCCGCGGCGTGCCGGCTGGAAGGATCGAGCGCGATCTACGAGATGGCGCTGCGCGAAGGCGAGACGCAATACGCCGACGAGATCTTCCGGCAGCTCGTCATCGGCGCCGGATTCCTGATGCGCAACCAGTACAACGAGGTCAACACGATCTATTTCCCGAACGCGAATGCGACGATCGGCGGCTACCAGATGAATTTCTGGACGCCGGAAATCCAGATCGATTTTGTCCAGCATTCGACAAGCGCGCTGATCTCGACCCGGAACGCGATCTTGAACCGCGAAGGCGCGAAGGAAGGCGAGGCGGAGGAGGAATTGAAGCCGGCGGCGTAAACGAATCCGAATGCGAGGGCCGAATATGGAAAATGGCGGGAACAATGACGGAATTCAAGAGCAAAAATCGCCATTTGAACGTATTAAGCGGATTAACGACGCTGGGATCGAATTTTGGTCGAGCCGCGAATTTGCGGTGGTCCTGGAGTACGGCGACTATCGCAATTTTGAAGGGGTTATCGAGAAGGCCAAGTTAGCCTGTTTCAACAGTGGGCAGCGCCTCGACGATCATTTCGTTGACGTCACCGAAATGATCGAGATCGGAAAGGGAGGACAGCGGGCCGTAAGGACAGTGCTGCTTTCAAGATACGCATGTTACCTCGCGATCCAGAACGCCGATCCCAAAAAAGAAATCGTCGCGCTGGGCCAGACTTATTTTGCCGTTCAGACGCGTCGACAGGAATTGGCGGATGAGGCGATCGAAGACGAGCGGCGGATGCTATTAAGAGAGGAAATGCGCCGGCACAATGTCCAGATGGCGGACGCGGCGAAAAATGCGGGTGTCGTCGAACCGATTGATTACGCGATCTTTCAAAATCATGGCTACATGGGGCTTTATGGCGGGTTGGATCAGGCGGCGATCCATCGTCGAAAAGACTTGAAAAAGAGCCAAAAAATCCTTGATCACATGGGCAGCACCGAACTTGCCGCCAATCTTTTTCGAGCAACCCAGGCGGAGGAAAAGCTTCGACGCGATCGCGTTCAAGGAAAAGACTCTGCAAACAAGACTCACCGTGAAGTCGGTGCAAAGGTCCGTCAAACCATTCGGGAATTGGGTGGTACGATGCCCGAAGAATTGCCCAGCGTCGAAAGCATCAAGAAGATTGTAGCCAAGGAGCGCAAGCGACTGAAAAAAGGGGAGAGCGAATAGCCGGCCACGCGAGCGGTCGCGCAATATTGCGCGGGAAGTGGTCGATTTCACGATTGGATTGAGCGCTCGCGGCCTTGACAATATTGCTGCTTCTTCCTATACATCCCGCCTCGTTTTTGCGCGGCGGGGAGCCGCGTGCGTCCGCATGGGCGCGGAAAGCGGGACAAACGCGTTTTTGAACGGGTACCGACCATGCTGAAGACCTACAGCGCCAAACCGGGCGAAGTCGATCAGGACTGGCTCGTCGTCGATCTCGACGGCAAGGTCCTGGGACGCGCCGCGACGCAGATCGCGTCGGCCTTGCGCGGCAAGAACAAGCCGGAATTCACGCCACACGTGGACTGTGGAGACTACGTCATCGTCGTGAACGCCGAAAAGGTCCGCCTGACCGGCCGCAAGCTCGACGACAAGATGTACTATCGCCACTCGGGCTACATCGGAAACCTCAAGAGCGAGTCCGCGCGCCATTTGCAGGCGCGTAAGCCCGAGGAGATGGTGCGCCTGGCCGTTCGCGGCATGTTGCCGAAAAACGATCTGGGCAAGCGCCTTTTGACCAAGCTCAAGATTTACGCGGGTCCCGAACATCCGCACGAGGCGCAAAAACCGCGCCCGCTTTCCGTCTGACGGAGTTATCGATGTCCGAAGATGTGACCAAGGTGGAAGAAAAGCCGGCGCCCGCCACGCGCGTGCGCAAGGAAGGCGCCGCGAAGGCGAAGCCCGCCGCGAAGCTGCGCGGCAACGGCACGGGCCGGCGCAAGGCCGCGGTGGCGCGCGTCGTCCTGGCGCCCGGGTCCGGCAAGTTCGTCGTGAACCGCAAGCCGCTCGAGGAGCACTTCCCGCGCGGAACGCATCAATTCGTCGCGACGCAGGCGCTCGCGCTTGTCGAGCGGCGTGACCGCTACGACATTCGCGTCACCGTGAACGGCGGCGGCGGAACCGGCCAGGCCGGCGCGGTTCGCCTCGGCACGGCGCGCGCGCTGATCCTGCTTGAGCCGGAGCTTCGCGCCGCGCTGAAGAAGGCGGGCTTCCTCACGCGCGACGCGCGCGAGGTCGAGCGCAAGAAGTACGGCCAGGCCAAGGCGCGCAAGCGGTTCCAGTTCTCGAAGCGCTGAAAGCCGGCGACCGGCAACCGGTCGAATGCGATACCGAAGCGAAACGAGGCGCCGTCCGAAAGGGCGGCGCTTTTTTTGCGCGCGCGCGCCGATGGACAGCATGGACACGATGGACATTATGGACATGATGGACCGCGCGTCCCGATGCACACGCCGCTTGCGGGAGCATTTCGTTCACGTCCTTGCGGTGAATTCATGACCAAATCCTCTCATCCCGATCCCAACGATCCAAGACCGATCGGGCCGTCGTCCGCGGGCGGCGGCGGGTTTGGCGAGGGCGCGGGGAGGTATCTCAACTACGCCCTCGTCGTCGCGGCGGTGCTGCTTTTCTACGGGGCGCAGGCGGGGCATCTGCCCGCGGAAATCGGGTCGCTCGCGGCCGCGATCCTGATGGCGGAGATGCTGTGGTTCGCGCACACGAAGCTGAAGCCGAAGGCGCACGAGGCCGGGGAGGCGTCGGCGCGGCGCGAGGTTTTACGCACGGCCGATCCGTTCGAGGCCGACCGCGCGTGCGCGGTACTCGAGGCGGAGGGGGTGCGTGCGATCGTGCTGAACCGGCATAGCTCGACGCTCGAGCCGATTGGCGCCATGGAAGGGCTGCGCGTGTTCGTGCATGAAGCGCAGTACGAAGAGGCGATGGAGATTCTGGAGGCGTATCGCGAGGAACTTGCCGCGGACGACGACGACGAAATTGACGACGAGGAGGAACGATGAAGATCGGTGGTTTGCGTGGGGAGATCCTTCGCTTCGCTCAGGATGACAAGATTGCGATCGCGGCGGTCCTGTTGCTGATGCTGCTCTGCGCCGTGGCGTGCAAGCCGGGCGAGCCGGCGCTTTCGCCTGAGCAGACGGCGGCGAACGCGGCGCTGGCGGAGTTCTGGACGGCCGTGCAAAAGGTGGACGATCCGCGCGGTATCGACGCGCTGACCGGCGCGGACGACGACCCGGTCCGCGCGAAGGAATACGTCGAGGCGCACGAGACGTTGCGGGGGCTGATTGTCCCCGCGGAACGCAAAAACGAAGTTGTCGCGGCCTTCCTCGCGGCCCAGGCGACGAGCGTCCGCCCGCTAACGCATGAAACCGGCACGGACGGAATGACCGTCACCGCGGCGCTTGGGCCGACGGACGCGAAGACGGGGCGGTTTTCGTTGAAGCAGGTCGAAGGGGCATGGAAGATCGTGGCGTTCGAAGCGCCGTAGCGGCCTGGGAGCGCCGAACCCCAGTTCGGCACGAAAAATTTTCGAAGCCGATCCTTCGCTCGCGCTCAGGAGGCGCTCGGCGGACCTAAGGGGCGGCCCAAAAAACGTAAGAAAAAACACTTAACATCCGCCATCGAATGCCGTATGGTCTGACACGCTGCGGCAAAAAATATGACTTGCCGCCGATGACGTTGACCGCGGACGGGGTTGGGCCGCGGGGCGATGAATGGTACGTGGAAAACCGGGCGCGATTTGTCCTTGACGAACGGCGCCCGGTTTCGTGGTGTCTATCAGGTAGGGAGCGGTGTTGTTTTTGAATATCGACCTTCACACGCACTCGCGCTATTCGCATTCGTCGAGCCTGCCCGTGGAATTTCTGATCGAGCAGGGCAAGCGGCCGGAAAATCCGGTTATCGTCTGTACCGATCATTGCGACGACCACGCGGTCGATCGGCTGCGCGAGGCACTCCCGGAAACCATCATCGTCCCGGCCATCGAGGTGGACGCCATCGAGGCGGATTTGCTCGTGTTTTCGACGAATGTCGCCTACATCCACAAGCTCTGCGCGTTCAGGGGATCGATCCTGGACATGCCGCGCGAGGACGAAACGGCGATCGTGTGGGCGCATCCGAGCGTCAGCCAGCGTACGGACCTGCGCGGCTTCGATTTCCCGGCCGAGGGGCCGTGGGCGAACGAGCAGGAGGAGTTCATCTCGCGGCTCGTGCGTCATGTGGACGCGCTCGAGGTGTATAATGGAACGATGCTATCGCTCGCCGCGTGCGGCCTCGTGAATCCGCTGTATTTCAAGAACCTTGCGTATCTTGCGGAGCGCTACGATCTGGCGCGGACGGGCGGTTCGGACGCACACGAGGTCGAAACCTGGCATAAGGTGTGGACCGTCTTTCCGGCGGATGTGCGAAACGCGGCGGACGTCATCGGCGCGATCAAGCGGCGCGAGACGCGGCCGGACTACGATCAGTCCTTTTTCTCCACGAATGGCGCGCGATAGCGCCCCGGCGCGCGGCAACACCCCAAAACCTTCGCGATTTCTGCGTCTTGGCTTAACGGGCGGCATCGCCTCGGGCAAGAGCGAAGCCGCGCGGATTTTTGCGGAGCTTGGCCTTGGGGTTCTGGATGCGGACGCGATTTCTCGCGAGGCTGTTGCGCCGGGGAGCGACGGGCTTGCCTTGATTCGCGCCGCGTTCGGCGATGGGATTCTCACCCCGGCGGGCGAGCTCGATCGGGAGCGGATGCGGGCCATCGCCTTTTCCGATCCGGAAAAACGCGCCGCGCTCGAGGCGATCATCCACCCGCGCGTATTCGTGGCGATCGCCGAAGGGCTGCGCGCGTTTGAAGCCCAGGGGCGTCCGGCCGGGGTCGTCGAGGCGGCGCTTCTCATCGAAGCCGGCGCGCGCGAGGCGTTCGACGCAATCGTCGCCGTCGTCGCCGGCCGCGAGCGGCAGCGCGAGAGGCTGTTAGCCCGATCGGCGTGGAGCCCGGAGCAAATCGAAGGCGTGCTGGCAGCGCAGATCGACGATGCGGAGCGTAAGGCGCGCGCGGACTACGTCATCAGGAACGACGGGACGCTCGACGATCTGCGCGTCGCGACGATCACGGTTTGGGCGCGGATTTGCGGGGAGCACGGCGATTGAGGATTGAAGATTGAGGATTGAGAGGACGCGATTGGTGGCCCGATCAAGCGGGTCGGGAAGAGTCGATTTCGCGTCCCTGTCCTGATGGGACACGAAAAAACGCGGGCAGCCGATTGGCTACCCGCGTCTTGCGTTTTGCGATGACCTTTCAGTCTTTCGGACTTTCAGACTTTTCGTTCGGGCACGTGTTTGAGCCCGAACGTTGCGAAGTCGTCAGCCCTGCTTTTCCTTCAGCAGCTCGTCGATGATGGAGACGAACTCGGGTGTCGGCTTGGCGCCGCGAACCTTGCGCCCGTTGATGAAGAACGTCGGGGTGCCGCGCACGCCGAGATCGTTGGAGAGCTTCTCCATGCGCGCGAACTCCTCTTCG
Coding sequences within:
- the dinD gene encoding DNA damage-inducible protein D encodes the protein MENGGNNDGIQEQKSPFERIKRINDAGIEFWSSREFAVVLEYGDYRNFEGVIEKAKLACFNSGQRLDDHFVDVTEMIEIGKGGQRAVRTVLLSRYACYLAIQNADPKKEIVALGQTYFAVQTRRQELADEAIEDERRMLLREEMRRHNVQMADAAKNAGVVEPIDYAIFQNHGYMGLYGGLDQAAIHRRKDLKKSQKILDHMGSTELAANLFRATQAEEKLRRDRVQGKDSANKTHREVGAKVRQTIRELGGTMPEELPSVESIKKIVAKERKRLKKGESE
- a CDS encoding FHA domain-containing protein, with product MPRIEVLSGEDAGRNFDVADSEQTLGRGEKCDIQIHDGSISRKHASITRIADGEFLIRDLGSTYGTFVDGRRVDEATITDGAKITLGAAQMRFTAGTSIPRIIPDDESTGPGEGSMTVVYSMTERGRELEVGDLSAAKERLRIALDVSALVSTTSDPQEMFDRLLEQTTRVIRAKRASIILWHRDRDALEAVAGRSPAGAEGDIEFSRTIVRRAVERAESMLVLDAASGSEMITSQSVFSLGIRSAMCVPIQHHEEVLGALYVDAQGKGAFGKEDLHLLKILGNIAGSAIANHRLQEQNITAARLAAIGQSMAGLAHDIKNIQAGIQGGAFMVDQGMTNSDDTMLTLGWDLVKVSQDRLNQLMFNMLDYSKERVPQYAPTDLADTLGNVRDLLAARGRDRGILVAAEVDASAKTIEAEAISIHRCVMNLGSNALDALPDTRPGRITLRARPDADASYVSIDVEDNGVGIPKEVMDKLFQAFASTKGAKGTGLGLAVSKKIAEEHRGEIVVRSVEGQGTTFTIRLPKMRAAG
- a CDS encoding DUF2007 domain-containing protein, producing the protein MTKSSHPDPNDPRPIGPSSAGGGGFGEGAGRYLNYALVVAAVLLFYGAQAGHLPAEIGSLAAAILMAEMLWFAHTKLKPKAHEAGEASARREVLRTADPFEADRACAVLEAEGVRAIVLNRHSSTLEPIGAMEGLRVFVHEAQYEEAMEILEAYREELAADDDDEIDDEEER
- the coaE gene encoding dephospho-CoA kinase (Dephospho-CoA kinase (CoaE) performs the final step in coenzyme A biosynthesis.), whose translation is MARDSAPARGNTPKPSRFLRLGLTGGIASGKSEAARIFAELGLGVLDADAISREAVAPGSDGLALIRAAFGDGILTPAGELDRERMRAIAFSDPEKRAALEAIIHPRVFVAIAEGLRAFEAQGRPAGVVEAALLIEAGAREAFDAIVAVVAGRERQRERLLARSAWSPEQIEGVLAAQIDDAERKARADYVIRNDGTLDDLRVATITVWARICGEHGD
- the rpsI gene encoding 30S ribosomal protein S9 — protein: MSEDVTKVEEKPAPATRVRKEGAAKAKPAAKLRGNGTGRRKAAVARVVLAPGSGKFVVNRKPLEEHFPRGTHQFVATQALALVERRDRYDIRVTVNGGGGTGQAGAVRLGTARALILLEPELRAALKKAGFLTRDAREVERKKYGQAKARKRFQFSKR
- the rplM gene encoding 50S ribosomal protein L13 codes for the protein MKTYSAKPGEVDQDWLVVDLDGKVLGRAATQIASALRGKNKPEFTPHVDCGDYVIVVNAEKVRLTGRKLDDKMYYRHSGYIGNLKSESARHLQARKPEEMVRLAVRGMLPKNDLGKRLLTKLKIYAGPEHPHEAQKPRPLSV
- a CDS encoding response regulator, with product MAKILVIDDDPVIRQIGKSYFTAKGHSVTIAIDGKDGMDKFKGDAFDIVITDLMMPNMHGYEVIDAIRATRQGASLPILLLTADRKEPGLDKYPRRGFEDDHVAKPFDIPDLEKKINVLLAEGKDRVQ
- a CDS encoding PHP domain-containing protein encodes the protein MNIDLHTHSRYSHSSSLPVEFLIEQGKRPENPVIVCTDHCDDHAVDRLREALPETIIVPAIEVDAIEADLLVFSTNVAYIHKLCAFRGSILDMPREDETAIVWAHPSVSQRTDLRGFDFPAEGPWANEQEEFISRLVRHVDALEVYNGTMLSLAACGLVNPLYFKNLAYLAERYDLARTGGSDAHEVETWHKVWTVFPADVRNAADVIGAIKRRETRPDYDQSFFSTNGAR
- a CDS encoding HEAT repeat domain-containing protein codes for the protein MALFGPTHEKIERWSAERNAKKLLGALSSDDSTIRRAAAEALGRIPSPEVLDYCRKRANSTDQNERWTVTQILGFIGTPEAMKILETVQDPNSLWDEKIRAAKHSKDAKESE